In Paramormyrops kingsleyae isolate MSU_618 chromosome 5, PKINGS_0.4, whole genome shotgun sequence, one DNA window encodes the following:
- the LOC111858852 gene encoding somatostatin receptor type 5, with amino-acid sequence MEPPDRTNWDSGHHNHSTVAVGNSSVNVSGQSMPFQGGSTMVTAVISLTVFVIGLMGNTLAIYVVLRYAKMKTVTNIYILNLAVADELYILGLPLLTTQNVLSYWPFGSFLCRVVMTADSINQFTSIFCLTAMSIDRYLAVVHPIKSTKWRRPRVAKVINAAIWALSFVVVLPVVIFSDVQDMFNTCNMNWPEPKAAWSTAFILYTAILGFFGPLLVICLCYLLIVIKVKSSGARAGFTKRRKSERKVTRMVVIIVVVFVICWLPFFLSNMVNLVVILPENNVMAGIYFFTVILSYVNSCANPVLYGFLSDNFKQSFRKTLCIHKANGVEDGDPSLPRTEKTTVNDTFLTPRSHDFNGHMQNSQGIKLKPCGNSEVEPNPTGPRVIGQSTL; translated from the exons ATGGAGCCTCCAGACCGGACCAACTGGGATTCTGGGCACCACAACCATTCCACAGTTGCCGTGGGTAACAGCTCTGTAAATGTGTCTGGACAGAGTATGCCATTTCAGGGCGGGAGCACCATGGTGACAGCAGTCATCTCGCTGACGGTGTTTGTCATTGGTCTGATGGGCAACACGCTGGCCATCTACGTGGTACTGCGCTATGCCAAGATGAAGACTGTCACCAACATCTACATCCTCAACCTGGCTGTGGCTGATGAATTGTACATCCTAGGCCTGCCCTTGCTCACCACTCAGAACGTTCTCTCCTACTGGCCCTTTGGCTCTTTCTTGTGTCGTGTGGTGATGACTGCGGACTCCATCAACCAGTTCACCAGCATCTTCTGTCTGACAGCCATGAGTATCGACCGCTACCTGGCTGTGGTCCACCCAATAAAGAGCACAAAGTGGCGACGGCCAAGGGTCGCTAAGGTCATCAATGCTGCAATCTGGGCTCTCTCCTTTGTGGTGGTTCTGCCAGTCGTCATCTTCTCTGATGTACAGGACATGTTCAACACCTGTAACATGAACTGGCCAGAGCCCAAGGCTGCCTGGTCCACAGCTTTCATCCTGTACACGGCCATCCTGGGCTTCTTTGGTCCTCTGCTGGTCATCTGCTTGTGCTACCTGCTCATCGTCATCAAAGTGAAGTCGTCCGGGGCGCGGGCAGGCTTCACCAAGCGGCGCAAGTCCGAGCGCAAGGTGACACGCATGGTGGTCATCATCGTGGTGGTGTTCGTAATCTGCTGGTTGCCCTTCTTCCTTAGCAACATGGTCAACCTGGTCGTCATTCTGCCCGAGAACAATGTCATGGCCGGCATCTACTTCTTCACCGTCATCCTGTCCTACGTCAACAGCTGCGCCAACCCAGTGCTTTACGGTTTCTTGTCTGACAACTTCAAGCAGAGCTTTCGCAAAACCCTATGTATTCACAAGGCTAACGGGGTGGAAGACGGCGACCCCAGCCTGCCTCGCACAGAGAAGACCACCGTCAACGACACTTTCCTTACTCCGAGGAGCCATGACTTCAATGGGCACATGCAGAACAGCCAG GGCATCAAGTTGAAGCCTTGTGGTAACTCAGAGGTGGAGCCCAACCCCACGGGGCCCAGGGTGATTGGCCAGTCCACTCTATAA